In Ipomoea triloba cultivar NCNSP0323 chromosome 7, ASM357664v1, a single genomic region encodes these proteins:
- the LOC116024668 gene encoding uncharacterized protein LOC116024668: protein MKIARNVVPLLGVLVLVIILCSCMAAIGAEQEEEEYKVYKDPNKKIGARIRDLLRRMTLEEKIGQMTQVDRENLTAAVVRDRWLGSVLSGAGSSPRRNATAEEWIEMINGFQKGAMSSRLGIPMIYGSDGVHGNNNVYKATIFPHNIGLGATRDAELVRRIGAATALEARATGIPYVFGPCVSVCRDPRWGRCYETFSEEVEIVREMTSEIVGGLQGHIPPSYRKGVPFVGGKTKVAACARNFVGDGGTTKGKDENDTVIGWHELLSIHMPGFYHSIINGISTIALSYNTFNGQKVHADRYLITDFLKGTLKFRGFVISNWLGIDKITDPEHANYTYSVLKGIQAGIDMVMVPYNYTEFMDTLGYLVKNKFIPMSRIDDAVKRILRVKFTMGLFENPLADHSLVHHVGSQAHRELGREAVRKSLVLLKNGQNGDEPLLPLPKKAAKVLVAGTHAHNIGNQCGGWTITWEGYSGNNMTIGTTVLTGITRVVDPETKVVYNENPKIEFIKSNNFSYAIVVVGEFPYVEYYGDSLNLTIPEPGLTIVSNVCLIMKCVVVLVSGRPLVIEPYLPLIDALVAAWLPGTEGGGVADVLFGDYPFTGKLPRTWFKNVEQLPMNVGDPHYDPLFPFGFGLTTKV from the exons atgaaaatcgCAAGAAACGTAGTCCCATTATTAGGAGTTCTAGTTTTAGTCATCATATTATGTTCATGCATGGCGGCCATTGGAgcagaacaagaagaagaagaatacaaGGTTTACAAGGACCCAAATAAGAAGATAGGGGCAAGGATTAGAGACCTTTTGAGGCGGATGACGTTGGAGGAAAAGATTGGGCAAATGACGCAGGTTGATCGGGAGAATTTGACGGCGGCGGTGGTGAGAGATCGGTGGTTGGGAAGCGTGCTGAGCGGCGCCGGCAGCTCGCCGCGGCGGAACGCGACGGCGGAGGAGTGGATTGAGATGATAAATGGGTTTCAAAAGGGGGCAATGTCTTCTAGGCTTGGGATTCCCATGATTTATGGGAGTGATGGTGTTCATGGGAATAATAATGTGTATAAGGCCACCATTTTTCCTCACAATATTGGGCTTGGAGCAACAAg AGATGCAGAGCTAGTAAGGAGGATAGGTGCAGCAACTGCACTTGAAGCTAGAGCTACCGGCATTCCATATGTTTTTGGTCCCTGCGTctcg GTATGCAGAGATCCAAGATGGGGAAGGTGTTACGAGACGTTTAGTGAAGAAGTGGAAATTGTGAGGGAAATGACAAGTGAGATTGTTGGTGGGTTACAAGGTCATATTCCTCCCTCTTACCGCAAGGGTGTACCCTTTGTTGGTGGCAA GACCAAAGTAGCAGCATGCGCAAGGAACTTTGTTGGAGATGGTGGCACAACAAAGGGGAAAGATGAAAACGACACCGTTATAGGTTGGCATGAACTCCTAAGCATCCACATGCCTGGATTCTACCACTCCATCATCAATGGCATTTCCACCATTGCTCTCTCCTACAACACCTTCAACGGCCAAAAGGTGCACGCCGACCGTTATCTCATCACCGACTTCCTCAAAGGCACTCTTAAATTCAGG GGCTTTGTCATCTCAAATTGGTTGGGTATAGACAAAATCACAGATCCAGAACATGCAAACTACACTTACTCAGTTCTAAAAGGCATCCAAGCTGGCATTGACATG GTGATGGTGCCATATAACTACACAGAGTTCATGGATACCTTAGGTTATTTGGTGAAGAACAAGTTCATTCCAATGAGTCGAATTGATGACGCCGTGAAGAGGATCTTGAGAGTCAAGTTTACAATGGGTCTCTTCGAAAACCCTTTGGCTGATCACAGTCTAGTTCATCACGTTGGCAGCCAA GCTCATAGAGAGTTAGGAAGAGAAGCAGTGAGGAAATCACTTGTTTTGTTGAAGAATGGGCAAAATGGCGATGAGCCTTTACTTCCTCTCCCCAAAAAGGCAGCAAAAGTATTGGTTGCCGGAACTCATGCTCATAATATTGGCAATCAATGTGGTGGCTGGACAATCACTTGGGAAGGCTATAGTGGCAACAATATGACTATTG GAACAACGGTTTTAACTGGCATAACGCGGGTGGTTGATCCAGAGACAAAAGTAGTCTACAACGAGAACCCTAAGATCGAATTCATAAAATCCAACAACTTTTCCTACGCCATAGTTGTTGTGGGGGAGTTTCCCTACGTTGAATACTATGGGGACAGCCTCAACTTGACCATCCCTGAACCAGGCCTCACCATAGTTTCTAACGTTTGTCTAATCATGAAATGTGTTGTCGTGCTGGTTTCCGGTAGGCCTCTGGTGATCGAACCATATCTGCCGTTGATCGATGCTTTGGTGGCTGCCTGGCTCCCGGGCACCGAAGGTGGCGGCGTTGCAGACGTCTTGTTTGGAGACTACCCTTTCACCGGAAAGTTACCTCGGACTTGGTTCAAGAATGTAGAGCAACTGCCCATGAACGTTGGTGACCCACATTATGACCCCCTCTTCCCCTTTGGCTTTGGGCTCACAACCAAAGTTTAG